The following DNA comes from Terriglobales bacterium.
AGCACGCCAGCCTTTACCAGGTCTTCGAACTCACCGGTCTGAGCGTTGTAGCCAAAGTTCGCATCTTTCGACTCGCGAACCTTGCCAATCACGATAGCGCCTTCTTCACCGGCGTTCTCGGCAATCTGGCGCAACGGCTCTTCCAGTGCGCGCTTCACGATGTTGATGCCTGTGGACTCGTCGCCTTCCAGCTTGAGTTTGTTCAGGGCATCCACGCAACGCGCGAGTGCGACGCCGCCGCCGGGGACGATGCCTTCCTCGACTGCTGCACGAGTAGCATGCATCGCGTCCTCGACGCGGGCTTTCTTTTCCTTCATTTCGGTTTCGGTCGCGGCGCCAACTTTAATCACCGCCACGCCGCCAACCAGTTTCGCCAACCGCTCCTGCAGCTTCTCGCGGTCGTAGTCGCTGGTGGTCTTCTCGACCTGGGCGCGGATCTCTTTCACCCGGCCTTCGATCTCGGCGTGCTTGCCACGGCCTTCCACGATGGTGGTGTTGTCCTTGTCCACCGTGACCTTCTTGGCGCGGCCCAGGTCGGCGATTTGAACGTTCTCCAACTTGATGCCCAGGTCTTCGGTGATTGCCTTGCCACCGGTAAGGGTAGCGATGTCCTGCAGCATGGCCTTGCGACGATCGCCGAAGCCGGGCGCCTTCACGGCAATGGCTTGCAGCGTGCCGCGCAGCTTGTTGACCACCAGGGTCGCCAGGGCTTCGCCCTCAACGTCCTCAGCAATGATCAACAGCGGCTTGCCGGACTTGGCAATGTTCTCGAGCAGTGGGAGCAGGTCCTTCATCGAGGAGATTTTCTTCTCGTGGATGAGGATGTAAGGATCCTCAAGCACGGCTTCCATGCGCTCGGGGTCGGTGACGAAGTAGGGTGACAGATAGCCGCGGTCGAACTGCATGCCCTCAACCACGTCCAGCTGGGTTTCCATGGTCTTGGACTCTTCCACGGTGATGACGCCATCCTTGCCAACCTTCTTCATGGCCTCGGCGATGATGCGGCCGATGGTCTCGTCGTTGTTGGCGGAGATGGTGCCGACCTGGGCGATCATGTCGCCGGTGACCGGCTTGGAGAACTTGTCGAGTTCGCCCTTGGTGCGGTTGCCGTCTTTATCTACGGTTCCGCAAACCGTGAGCACAGCGCGATCAATGCCGCGCTTGAGTGCCATCGGGTTCGCGCCGGCTGCCACCGTCTTCACGCCTTCGCGGAAGATGGCCTGAGCCAGAACGGTAGCGGTAGTGGTGCCGTCGCCGGCTACGTCTGAGGTTTTGCTGGCGACTTCACGCACCATCTGCGCGCCCATGTTCTCAATCGGGTCCTTCAGTTCAATTTCCTTGGCTACGGTCACGCCGTCCTTGGTGATGGTCGGCGAGCCGAACTTCTTTTCAATAACCACATTGCGTCCTCTGGGGCCCAGCGTAACCTTCACCGCATCGGCG
Coding sequences within:
- the groL gene encoding chaperonin GroEL (60 kDa chaperone family; promotes refolding of misfolded polypeptides especially under stressful conditions; forms two stacked rings of heptamers to form a barrel-shaped 14mer; ends can be capped by GroES; misfolded proteins enter the barrel where they are refolded when GroES binds), coding for MAKQIIHGEDSRQGILRGVNLLADAVKVTLGPRGRNVVIEKKFGSPTITKDGVTVAKEIELKDPIENMGAQMVREVASKTSDVAGDGTTTATVLAQAIFREGVKTVAAGANPMALKRGIDRAVLTVCGTVDKDGNRTKGELDKFSKPVTGDMIAQVGTISANNDETIGRIIAEAMKKVGKDGVITVEESKTMETQLDVVEGMQFDRGYLSPYFVTDPERMEAVLEDPYILIHEKKISSMKDLLPLLENIAKSGKPLLIIAEDVEGEALATLVVNKLRGTLQAIAVKAPGFGDRRKAMLQDIATLTGGKAITEDLGIKLENVQIADLGRAKKVTVDKDNTTIVEGRGKHAEIEGRVKEIRAQVEKTTSDYDREKLQERLAKLVGGVAVIKVGAATETEMKEKKARVEDAMHATRAAVEEGIVPGGGVALARCVDALNKLKLEGDESTGINIVKRALEEPLRQIAENAGEEGAIVIGKVRESKDANFGYNAQTGEFEDLVKAGVLDPTKVVRTALQNAGSIASLMLTTEALVAEIPEKKEAPMGGGGHGHGGGMGDMY